TTTTTTACGAACAAAGCGAGAAAACCTCGCCGGAGTATGCTTGATCAGGGACTAGCCGTTTGCTGGGCCGCCGCCGGCAGATAGAGGCCGGCGAGCAAGGCGACCCCAACAATGACACCTGTTCTTGAAATCGACTTCATGTGACACTCACCCGTCGGAATCAGCGCTCGGCGTTTGTTTGACGTGGGCGGTGGATCGCCCCCTATCAGACCCCGCGCCAGGCCCTGGGCAAGTCGGTCATTATACGGCGTTCCCGGCAGCCAAGCGAACCACTGAGACCGTCGTGCGTTGCGGCGAGGCTCTCTCAAGAGCGGTTGGGCAATCCCCGGCCGTGCAATCGATGCGGTACCGAAAATGATGAATCTGGCCGGTTCCATCCGATTCAATCGGGTGATAGAATGCTAAAAGGTACGCCCGGCCCGAAAGGCGCCGGTCACATGGCGCTGTCGATCAACACGTCGGGCAAAAGGTGAAGGGGATGACCCGGCCCTAATGTGAGAGGTAGGTACCAGCATGCATACTGGATCCGTCAGTCATGGAATCTCTTGTGTTCGGCGTTGGTCCGGCGGTTTTACTCTCATTGAAGTGCTTGTCGTGGTGGCCATCATGGCTCTGCTCATTTCGATTCTCTTGCCCTCGCTGTCGGAGGCGCGCGAACAAGCGAAACGCGCCGCCTGTTTGTCAAACCTGAAAGGCCTCGGCACGGCGGTCACGGCGTACATCCTCAACGAGAAAGAGCGTTTTTGCTGGATGCCCAAGACCTGGCTCTTCGGCGGCAGAAAGGGCAACGGCGAGGTCACGTGGGGAGGCTGGGACGTACCTGCTGAGCGTCGCCCATTAAACAGATACGTCTACCAAGGAAAGATGCGTAACAGCATGTCTCTGGAGGCTTACCGCTGTCCGTCGGACTTCGGTGTTCGTCTGAACAACGAGCCGGACAGCCAAGCCACCAAGAGCCCCGGCTATGACGTGCTCGGAACCAGCTACCAATCCAACCACAACTGGGCATCGTATGCGGACAGCTCCCCGGACATGGGTCCGGGGGGTGAAGGCTATGCGGGAACGGCCCTCGATCAGAGAATCGATTATCTCGAGGACAACATCGTCCGGATGATGCTGAGGAAGGCCCCGACGCGCTTCATCGTGCTGTACGAGGACCCGGCCGACTGGGCGCTCAATACGGCGGACAAGTTCATTCCGAACTACAAGGTGACCTCCTGGCACAAAAAGCCGAACTACCACTGCATGGGCTTTCTCGACGGGCACGCCCAGTATCTCTATGTTGATTTCAAGAAGAACAGTCGCTTGCGTCATATCAGCGGTACGGTCGACTGGTTGGCCCGGCAGGACTATCGGGAGCAATGAACGCACATGACAGCTTTCTTCGCATCTCAAGAGGAACCCGGACGTACAAAGACCGTCGTGAAAGTAGTCGCGGCGTGCGTGATGCTGGCGGCGGCGGCGTTCTTCGCCCTGCGAGCATCATCCGAAGATGACCAACTCGACACGCCGGAGTCGGCCGTCACTTACATTTGCTGGCACGACAACCACACCTTCAAGTTGACGCCCGCCCAATGGGACAAACTGCTTAAACAGGGCGACGTTCAACCGGTTGGCAAGGGGGGAGCGGCAGCCGCAACCTCGAGTCGAGAACAGCGGGGCGGCGGAGGCGGACCGATCCGAGCGGTCAAGTGCCCGAAATGCGGGAAGTTCAGTTGCGTGCCTGCCCTCGACTGTCCCGACGGCACCCAGGTGCCCACCATCACGGTGAATGGACAAGTGGGAGAATGCCCGAACACCCCCGGCGGCGGGTAGGATGTCCGGTTCTTTGGTCCTCATGGTCGCAGACGCCCGCACGCTTCTTCGCGTGTTCGAGGACAATTCGAGCATGAGGGCCGGCATGTACGTCCCGCGGCCGAC
This DNA window, taken from Phycisphaerae bacterium, encodes the following:
- a CDS encoding prepilin-type N-terminal cleavage/methylation domain-containing protein; amino-acid sequence: MHTGSVSHGISCVRRWSGGFTLIEVLVVVAIMALLISILLPSLSEAREQAKRAACLSNLKGLGTAVTAYILNEKERFCWMPKTWLFGGRKGNGEVTWGGWDVPAERRPLNRYVYQGKMRNSMSLEAYRCPSDFGVRLNNEPDSQATKSPGYDVLGTSYQSNHNWASYADSSPDMGPGGEGYAGTALDQRIDYLEDNIVRMMLRKAPTRFIVLYEDPADWALNTADKFIPNYKVTSWHKKPNYHCMGFLDGHAQYLYVDFKKNSRLRHISGTVDWLARQDYREQ